One Azospirillum sp. B510 genomic window carries:
- a CDS encoding GNAT family N-acetyltransferase, protein MIITVEEPKHAAAIEALLDVSFGPDRFAKTAYQLRDGVDAIAALNLVAIDHDEHGREVVVGTIRYWPILVGGTTRSILLGPIAVAAHLQGSGLGSKLIRMSLNKAVALGHQSVILVGDAPYYERFGFSRALTLGMEMPGPVDMNRFLALELVEGALAGASGMIGKPEAADMTDAGFGATPVLAGEPPAPFGSLFGRTAAERLWTDRVRRTDWFRRGGLQAGTA, encoded by the coding sequence ATGATCATCACCGTCGAAGAGCCCAAGCACGCCGCCGCCATCGAAGCCCTGCTGGACGTCTCCTTCGGTCCCGACCGTTTCGCCAAGACCGCCTACCAGCTGCGCGACGGCGTCGATGCCATCGCCGCCCTCAACCTCGTCGCCATCGACCATGACGAGCATGGGCGCGAGGTGGTGGTGGGCACCATCCGCTACTGGCCGATCCTGGTCGGCGGCACCACCCGGTCGATCCTGCTCGGCCCCATCGCGGTGGCCGCCCATCTGCAAGGCAGCGGGCTGGGCAGCAAGCTGATCCGGATGAGCCTGAACAAGGCGGTGGCGCTGGGCCACCAGTCGGTGATCCTGGTCGGCGACGCCCCCTATTACGAGCGGTTCGGCTTCTCCCGCGCCCTGACGCTGGGCATGGAGATGCCGGGTCCGGTCGACATGAACCGGTTCCTGGCCTTGGAACTGGTCGAGGGTGCGCTTGCCGGCGCCTCCGGCATGATCGGCAAGCCGGAAGCGGCGGACATGACGGATGCCGGCTTCGGCGCGACGCCGGTGCTGGCGGGCGAGCCCCCCGCCCCGTTCGGTTCCCTGTTCGGCCGGACGGCGGCGGAGCGGCTGTGGACCGACCGCGTGCGCCGGACCGACTGGTTCCGGCGCGGCGGTCTTCAGGCCGGGACCGCCTGA